The genomic region CTCCCCAGGTTGTCGGGGGGGCTTCCTCACCCGAGTGCGCGAAGGGACGATGATGGGCCACATTGTCGAACATGTCGCTCTCGAACTGCAAGAACTCGTCGGCATGGAAGTCGGTTTCGGTCGCACCCGCGAAACGTCCACCCCGGGGGTTTACCAAGTCGTGTTTGAATACCGCGACGAACGGGCGGGTCGGTATGCGGCGCGGGCTGCAGTGCGGTTGTGCCGCAGTATCGTCGATACCGGACATTATCCCGAAAGCGAAATTCAACAAGACCTCGAAGATCTCAAAGATTTGTGGGCTCAGGCCGCCCTCGGACCGAGTACGGAAACCCTGGTCAACGAAGCGGAAGCACGCGGGATTCCCTGGTTCCCGTTGAGCGCCCGGGCGATGATTCAGTTGGGATACGGAGTGCATCAAAAACGGATCCAAGCGACGCTCACCGATCGCAGTAGCATCCTCGGGGTCGAACTGGCCTGCGATAAAGAAGGGACGAAGCAGATCTTGCTCGATTCCGGGATTCCGGTTCCGCGAGGCACGGTCATTCACTATCTCGACGAACTCGAAGCGGCGATCGACGAGGTCGGCGGCTACCCGATCGTAATCAAACCTCTCGACGGCAACCACGGACGGGGGATCACCATCGATATCGACTCCTGGAAAGATGCGGAAGCGGCTTACGACGCGGCGAGTGCGGCCTCGAAAACCCGCACGGTGATCGTCGAGCGCTTCTACAAAGGACGCGACCACCGCGTGTTAGTAGTCAACGGTAAACTGGTCGCCGTGGCGGAACGAGTCCCCGCGCACGTGGTCGGGGACGGGCGATCGACCATTCAAGAACTGATCGACGAAACCAATCGCGACCCCAATCGCGGCGAAGGTCACGATAACGTCCTCACCCGGCTACAGGTAGACCGTACCACCTGGAGTCTGCTCGATCGCAAAGGCTACACCCTCGAAACTATTCTCGAAGAAGGGGAAGTCTTTTACCTGCGATCGACCGCCAACCTCAGTACCGGGGGCATCGCCATCGATCGCACCGACGAAATCCATCCCGAAAATCTCTGGATCGCCCAACGGGTCTCGAAAATAATCGGCCTTGACATTTGCGGTATCGATGTGGTAACGGAAGACATTTCCCGACCCCTGCGCGAAACCGATGGCGTCATTGTCGAAGTCAACGCCGCCCCGGGCTTCCGGATGCACGTCTGTCCCAGCCGGGGGCTGCCGCGCAATGTCGCCGCCCCGGTCTTCGACATGCTCTTCCCGGATAACGCCCCCACCCGCGTCCCGATCTTGGCGGTGACCGGAACTAACGGCAAAACCACCACGACGCGCCTACTGGCTCATATCGTCAAACAGACGGGACAAACCGTGGGCTACACCACCACGGACGGCACCTATATCGGCGATTTCCTCGTGGAGAAAGGGGACAACACCGGACCGCAAAGTGCGGAACTGATTCTCAAAGATCCCACCGTCGAAGTCGCGGTTTTAGAAACGGCCCGAGGGGGGATCCTGCGTTCCGGCTTGGCGTTCGAGCGCTGCGATGTGGGTATGGTCTTAAATGTGGCCGCCGACCACCTCGGGATCGGCGATATCGACACGATCGAACAAATGGCCAATCTCAAAGCCGTACTGGTGGAAGCGGTCGCCCCCAAAGGCTACGCGATCCTCAATGCGGACGATCCCCGGGTGGCGGCGATGGCGAATAAGATTAAATGCAAGGTCGCTTACTTCTCGATGGATCCCGAAAGTGAGGTGATTCGCGAACATACCGCGAAAGGCGGACTGGCAGCGATCTACGAAAATGGCTACCTGTCGATTCGCGAGGGCGATTGGACGACGCGGATCGAGGAGGCGGTGAACGTTCCCCTGACGATGGGGGCTCGGGCGCCGTTTATGATTGCCAACGCCCTGGCGGCGTCTCTGGCGGCGTTCGCCCACGGGGTGGAAGTCGAACAGATTCGCGCCGGGTTGGGTACGTTCCAAGCGTCGGTGAGTCAGACCCCGGGACGGATGAATTTGTTTAATTTGGGCAGCTATCACGCCTTGGTAGACTACGCTCACAATCCGGCGAGTTACGAAGCGTTGGCGGGGTTCGTGCGCAACTGGCCCGGAGAACGGATCGGGGTGGTCGGCGGACCGGGCGATCGCCGCGATGAAGATTTCGTCACCTTGGGCCGTCTGTCGGCGGAAATGTTCGATCGCATCATCGTCAAAGAAGATGACGATACCCGAGGACGTCCCCGTGGCGATGCGGCGGATTTGATCGTGCGCGGGATCGAATCGGCGAACCGAGAGGCCCGTTTCGAGTCGATCCTCAACGAGTCGGAGGCGATCGAAATTGCCCTGGATGAGGCCAGTTCCGGCAGCTTGGTGGTGATTCTCCCAGAAAGCGTCAGTCGCGCCATTCGGGCGATCGAAGCGCGCAAACCGATCGGGGAAGAGTCATTTAGTAAAAATGGCAAAGCTTCGTTGAGTCCGAAATCGGCTGAGTCGTCTTCCTCGGAGGAATACAGCCGTTCGAGTCTTTGAGCTTGACAGCAATGTAGGGATCGATCTCGGAGGCACCCAAGACGGGCGCCTCCATTTGTTATTTGCCCCTTGTTGGTTGATTTGTTGTTTAAGGTTGGGTCGGGTCCCGCCGCCCTTTATAATCGGTCATGGAGGACGGGCGATCGCCCCATCGATCCGCCACCGGGCATCCCACTCAAAGGAAAAACCACCGTGACCAGCACTTCTACCCCATCACTACGACTCGAACAACACGACCTGATTCGCCAACTCGCCGACACGATCGAGGGCGTGTGGCAGGAATATTTAGACTTATCTCCCTATCCTTTAGCGGAAGAGTTGGGATATGTCGAAGGTCGGCTAGAAGGGGAGAAGCTGGTTATTGAAAATAAATGTTATCAAACCCGCGAGTTTCGTAAACTGCATTTAGAACTGGCAAAAGTCGGCAACAGCCTCGATATTTTGCATTGCGTGATGTTTCCCCGTCCCGAATACGATTTGCCGATGTTCGGTACCGATTTAGTGGGCGGACGCGGGCAAATTAGCGCGGCGATCGCCGATTTATCCCCGATCGCCGATCCCCAGTTACCGGACGCCTATCGCGAGGCGATCGCCGCTTTAAGCCCCGCCGAGTTTTCGCAAGTGCGCGACTTACCCCAATGGGGTCATATTTTTTCCGAATATTGTTTATTTATCCGTCCCGACGGTCGAGAAGAAGAAACGCAATTTCTCGACCGCGTCAAAAGCTTTTTAGAAATTCACGCCCGAGTGGCGATCGCCACGCCGCCCACCCCAGACAAAAAAGCGCAAATCCTCAAAGGTCAGCATAACTACTGCACTCACCAACAGCAAAACGACAAAACCCGTCGCGTTCTCGAAAAAGCTTTCGGCCCGGATTGGGCGCATCACTATATGACCACGGTCTTGTTTGATTTGCCCTCAGAAGCATAAGTCAGAACTCAATCGTCCAAAGTACCCAGGGCGGGTGTCGATCCGCCCCAGGCAAGTCATAAGCTTTCCGATTCCCTCAATCTAAAATCTAAAAGCTAAAAGCTAAAAGCTAAAATCTCAAAGCTAAAATCTCAAATTCCTAATGTCCGAAACCATTTGCACTCGCTTACTCATTTCCGGTCGCGTCCAAGGCGTCGGTTACCGCTTTTCTACCGTTCGTGAAGCGGAGAAACTCGGCGTTGTCGGTTGGGTTCGCAACTTGCCAAGCACTCAAGTGGAAGCGGTGTTAGAAGGCGATCGCCCTCAAGTCGAACAGATGATAAGTTGGTGCGAACGAGGGCCCGGTGGGGCGATCGTCGATCGCGTCGAAGTCGAATCTCGCCCGCCAGAAGGATTCGCCAGCTTTGAAATTCGCTATTGAGTAGGGGCAATTCGCCAATCGCCCCTACAGGCGAATCCGTTTAAGGCATTCCCGGACGGGGTAACGCCAATCCCCCCGGCGTTCCCGGATAGGTCCCGGCTTGAGAAAAGGTAATGTACGGCGAACCTGCCTGGTGTGCGTGAGTTCCGTGGTGGTCGTGATAGTGAATCGGCATCGGGTTGTCCCGGTACAGACCGATCGCCCCATCCAGTTTGGCATGAGCGAGATTGGCCCCGGCTAAATTAGCTCCGGTCAGGTTGGCCCCGCTTAAATTAGCATTGAACAAATTCGCATTTCTCAAATCGGCCCCGTTGAGAGACGCATTGCTCAAATCCGTCCCCACCAGGCGACAGTCACTTAAATCGGCATTGGAAAGGTTGGCGCCGATTAATTGTGCGTGACCGATATTCGCCCCGGCTAAATGGACGCCACTCATGTTGGCATGATTGAGCTGGGCGCCGATCGCGTTCATCCCTTGCATTTCGGCGCCACTGAGGTTCGCTTCGCACAAATTGGCATTCACGCAATTGGCATAACTGAGATCGCCTCCACTGAGATCGGCGTTTTGCAGCTTGGCTTCAAATAAATTAATACTTTTGGCATCCAAACCGCTCAAGTCGGCGTTATTCAAATCTGCCGCTACCAAATTGGCAAAACTCAAGTCAGCCCCGCTTAAATTGGCATGGCTGAGATTGGAACGATTGAGGTTGGCAAATAATAACTTGGCCCCACTCAAATCGGCTTTACTTAAATTGAAGCGTCCCAAGTTCGCATCGTTGAGATTGCCTCCCTGGCATTGTTTCGTTTCCAGTAGGCGTTTGATATGGGCGTTATTGCCGGAAATGTGATTTTTTAGATAAGGGTTATTGGCAAACATCTGGGTTAAGTTCCCGCACTAATCGATTGAGCTAAGTTTAAGCCAAGATCGGTTGCTTATGGCAGATCGAGAAAGGTTTGGATCTTCTCCAAGCAAGTCCATCAAACGAGATGTCTTTGTTTTAGCAAATCGACGCCACAAATTCCTCGATTTCATCGGAATTCGTGCGGCGTCCGATCGCGTCAGTTACGGGGTCAAGACCCGCAGGGCGATCGCCCGTCAATGATTTTTCTTGAGAAATCCCCTATCGATGGCGATTGAAAACAGGAATTGTTGCTGGCTGGACTCAATTGACACTCAATTGTTTGATGGCTGCTATTAGAAAAAATCGAGGACGAAAAGCGATCGGCGATCGCCGTGCCAGTTCCTTCGATTATCGCGATTATCTGGCGATCGCCTCGTGTTTCGGGCGCGGGTAAGTGTATGGAGTTGCGCCTCACCTACCCATTGTTACCGTTAGAATACACCCTTTACTGGCTGCGAGTTTGTAAGGAAAACTCGATATTTCTTGACGTGGCTTAAAGATGCTAATGATTTTACCACAAAAAAATCAGATGTCCAATATTTAAACTATTGTTTAAACCCTGCTTTCTCCGGCTTGTTTAGCGGTCTAACAGCAAATAATGAACTGTACCGCCCAAACTCAACCCCACCAGGGCCACAAAGGCTAAAATCAAGAAATCCTGCCAAGGACGAAACAGCCCCGTTTGCAAGTCGAGACGGGCGATACAGGCGGCGACGACCAAAATCAACCCTTGGGAGGACACCTCGATCCACGACAGCAAGACCACGGCGAAAAACGCCCCAGACATCACGGTCACGAAGGCGCGAAAATCCGATCGCAGCCACCGGACTAAGAACGTGCGGATTAACGACCAAGGCGCCGCCAAAGCTTCGGCGATCGATAAAATCAATAAGGAGATCGCCACCCAAATCCACCACTCCGAGTGAGATTCGGAAAGAGTCCAACCTAAATTAAAATAGGTCACCAACATCAAAGCCAGGGAAAAGCGAGGCAGTTTTTTGAGGAAAAACATTGCAGGCGAGTCCGAGGACAGGTCGGCGATCGCACGATCGCCCGAGGTCAAGAGATCGAAGCCGCAAAACGCTCCTTTTACCTCTTTTTAGCAAAAGTTTAGCCTTTTGCGACTCGTTGAAGCCCCATCGGATGGGAGGCGATCGCCTCCGATCGAAATAATTTTGCCAACCTTCCGGATTGTCGCACGTCGCGGCGCACTTTAAAAACAGTGATTTGTGAATAACCAATGAGTAAAACTAATCCCCGCGATAATAGTGCGAATCAACAAAACTCTAACAAAGGGACTCCCGGAACGAATCGCCAATACGATCGCGGTCAGGGAAATCGCGGGAAGCAGATGAACCCGAATCAAAAAGGAAAACGCTAGAAAACGCGCGATCGCCTTCGATCTGCTGCCATTTTCCCTAAAATAGCACTTTCTAACCGACGCGGTACGTCTCCCGCAGACTTCCTCAATTTTTGGGAACGTCAACCAGGGGATGGATCGCGTCCGCCTTTCAAAAGCGATCGGCGAACATCGATCTTTCTCTTATGCTTTCACACTAAGCTGAATGACCCCCCGTTGTCCGTTTGTCATCCATTGCGGATCCTCTTTTTGTAACCATTCGGCTTGTCCCGGTTGCAACCCACAAGCGAGTTCGGCTTTCATCGTTCGCAACGCTAAAATAGAGGTTGGGAAATCACCGATAATTTCGGAAAAAGGAGTGGTAAACGACCAATAACGATCGCCCAACAATCGCCGATAGTTCGCATCTCCTTTAACAATCACTAAATTAGAATCAGCCAAGTTTTGACATAAATCTGACGGCATTTCCCACCACGCCAGAGGCGAAGTCCAGAAGAAATGATGCCGGAGAGACAAGCGATCGCGATCGAGATGATCTTGCAGGCGATCGCCCACCCTTTTAATCTCTAACTCGCTATGATTTTGTAAATAATTAACCGTATCGAGTACATCTTTTACCATGGCATCGGAAACAAACGTGGGGTGAGACTTCCCATGAATGAAAACCTGCTGGCTGAGACCGGAAGTTAACAAGAAATCGGCAAAACAGAGATCGCAGAATAACTCAAATCCCGCATTATCGACAATAAAATCGACGCGATCGCCCCTTTTTTGCAATAAATCTACCGTGCGATCGCTGTCATCCGCTAAAATACGGTGTTTCTCCTGTTCCGACTCGCTAATCGAGCGATCGCCATGTTCGGCAGGCCACAAACTCAGATCGACGCGATTGCCCCACAAACTGGCATGAATGAGGGCGATCGTTTGCACGCGATCGGCATCTTTGAGACTACGATTGAGTTTTTGACTCAACACTTGAATAGAACTGTGCGATCGTTCCAATCCTAACTTTTTTTGTAATAAATACGGATCGATTTGTAAACGAAAGTAATCGATCGCCTCGATAATGCGTCGGTAAAAATAAGTTTCGGCAAAAAACCAGGGAACCTCCAACCAACTTTGACCGAGATAAGGTTGAATATAGTTTTGCCAATCCGTCGCATCTCTAGAGTCTGTATCAAGGAGATGTCGAATAGTACCTTGAGGAATATCTGCCGCTAATTTTTCCAAATTACCGACAATTTCCGGCGAAAACTCATTTTCTGGAATAATTTTAAGACAGATTTCGCTCAAGCGTCGGGCGACGGTATCGTAAGCCCAAGAATCTCGGCGATCGCACGCTTTTATCGGAGGTGGATAGGACATTAGAAATTGTAGAGTTTAGAGTGTAGAGTTTAGATTAAAAAAATTGGGCATTGGCGATCGGGTTCTGGATGTTTACTCATTACAGTTTTCGTCGATAAATGTCCAATGGGGAAAGGTCGCTGCTTGTCCGCAATAGCGATCGGTTTCATCGTGAAGATTCCAGAGAATGACATCCGAAATAATAAACCGCTTCCCCGTTCGCGAAATCCGAACTCCGCGATAATTGGTAATATAACCGCATTGATTGGCTTGGCTTAACAACTGCGATCGCTCGTCGAAACCACTGGGTTCGACGCATTGCCGCGAAGGCATCCGGGTAAACTCGTCCCAGCTAAATTCCCACAATTGCAACCCTTGGCGGTTACCATAATTAAAAATTGGGTCGGCTTCAGTTCCGTGGGAAACCACCACAAAAGGGGCGTCAAACAGCGATCGCGCGATCGTGTCCGGCGACCCTTCTATTTCGAGTAAATGATATCCCAACTGATCTTGAAAACTGTTGAGAATTAATTGAGTTTGCCGCAGGATGGTCGGATCTGTTTCGGGAAAAGAAATCGAAGCACTCATCAGTCGTCAATCGTCAATTTATTCGAGTAAATCCGGTTGTTCGCCTACTATTTTCTCGTAAAGAGACTGAAAAGCAAACCATCCCATATAAGGTGTTCCGACTTGGGTATAAGTCAAATGGGCAATTTCGGAACGAATGGGGATCGGGGTTCCCGCCGCTTCCGCGAGTAGCTGGGACTGACAGCAGCGTTCCATCGCGATAAACCACCACGCCGCCTCATCGACGGAGTGACCGACGGTAAGTAAACCGTGATTTCGGAGGATCGCCGCCTTGCAACTGCCCAAAGTTCGAGCCAGTCTTTCGCCTTCCCCGGGGTCTAAAACGACTCCGGTATAGTCGTCAAATAAGGCATGATCTTGATAAAACGCGCACGCATCCTGAGTGAGGGGATCGAGGAGTCGCCCCAGGGTTGACCAGGTTTTACCGTACATCGAGTGGGCGTGAGCCGCCGCGACGATCTCGGGACGGGCTTGATGAATTTGCGAGTGAATCGCAAAACCTGCGGCGTTGACGGGCTTGTTTCCTCGGACGACTTCGCCGTTATGGTTGACCAATAATAAGTCGGAAACGCGGATGTGACCGAAGTACATTCCGAAGGGATTGACCCAAAAATGGTCTGGATATTCGGGATCTCGGGTGGTGATATGTCCGGCGACCCCTTCA from Oxynema aestuarii AP17 harbors:
- the cphA gene encoding cyanophycin synthetase; the protein is MKILRIQTLRGPNYWSIRRHKLIVMRLDLEDLAEKPSNTISGFYDGLTEVLPSLVEHYCSPGCRGGFLTRVREGTMMGHIVEHVALELQELVGMEVGFGRTRETSTPGVYQVVFEYRDERAGRYAARAAVRLCRSIVDTGHYPESEIQQDLEDLKDLWAQAALGPSTETLVNEAEARGIPWFPLSARAMIQLGYGVHQKRIQATLTDRSSILGVELACDKEGTKQILLDSGIPVPRGTVIHYLDELEAAIDEVGGYPIVIKPLDGNHGRGITIDIDSWKDAEAAYDAASAASKTRTVIVERFYKGRDHRVLVVNGKLVAVAERVPAHVVGDGRSTIQELIDETNRDPNRGEGHDNVLTRLQVDRTTWSLLDRKGYTLETILEEGEVFYLRSTANLSTGGIAIDRTDEIHPENLWIAQRVSKIIGLDICGIDVVTEDISRPLRETDGVIVEVNAAPGFRMHVCPSRGLPRNVAAPVFDMLFPDNAPTRVPILAVTGTNGKTTTTRLLAHIVKQTGQTVGYTTTDGTYIGDFLVEKGDNTGPQSAELILKDPTVEVAVLETARGGILRSGLAFERCDVGMVLNVAADHLGIGDIDTIEQMANLKAVLVEAVAPKGYAILNADDPRVAAMANKIKCKVAYFSMDPESEVIREHTAKGGLAAIYENGYLSIREGDWTTRIEEAVNVPLTMGARAPFMIANALAASLAAFAHGVEVEQIRAGLGTFQASVSQTPGRMNLFNLGSYHALVDYAHNPASYEALAGFVRNWPGERIGVVGGPGDRRDEDFVTLGRLSAEMFDRIIVKEDDDTRGRPRGDAADLIVRGIESANREARFESILNESEAIEIALDEASSGSLVVILPESVSRAIRAIEARKPIGEESFSKNGKASLSPKSAESSSSEEYSRSSL
- a CDS encoding phycocyanobilin:ferredoxin oxidoreductase, producing MTSTSTPSLRLEQHDLIRQLADTIEGVWQEYLDLSPYPLAEELGYVEGRLEGEKLVIENKCYQTREFRKLHLELAKVGNSLDILHCVMFPRPEYDLPMFGTDLVGGRGQISAAIADLSPIADPQLPDAYREAIAALSPAEFSQVRDLPQWGHIFSEYCLFIRPDGREEETQFLDRVKSFLEIHARVAIATPPTPDKKAQILKGQHNYCTHQQQNDKTRRVLEKAFGPDWAHHYMTTVLFDLPSEA
- a CDS encoding acylphosphatase; translation: MSETICTRLLISGRVQGVGYRFSTVREAEKLGVVGWVRNLPSTQVEAVLEGDRPQVEQMISWCERGPGGAIVDRVEVESRPPEGFASFEIRY
- a CDS encoding pentapeptide repeat-containing protein: MSGNNAHIKRLLETKQCQGGNLNDANLGRFNLSKADLSGAKLLFANLNRSNLSHANLSGADLSFANLVAADLNNADLSGLDAKSINLFEAKLQNADLSGGDLSYANCVNANLCEANLSGAEMQGMNAIGAQLNHANMSGVHLAGANIGHAQLIGANLSNADLSDCRLVGTDLSNASLNGADLRNANLFNANLSGANLTGANLAGANLAHAKLDGAIGLYRDNPMPIHYHDHHGTHAHQAGSPYITFSQAGTYPGTPGGLALPRPGMP
- a CDS encoding damage-control phosphatase ARMT1 family protein, which produces MSYPPPIKACDRRDSWAYDTVARRLSEICLKIIPENEFSPEIVGNLEKLAADIPQGTIRHLLDTDSRDATDWQNYIQPYLGQSWLEVPWFFAETYFYRRIIEAIDYFRLQIDPYLLQKKLGLERSHSSIQVLSQKLNRSLKDADRVQTIALIHASLWGNRVDLSLWPAEHGDRSISESEQEKHRILADDSDRTVDLLQKRGDRVDFIVDNAGFELFCDLCFADFLLTSGLSQQVFIHGKSHPTFVSDAMVKDVLDTVNYLQNHSELEIKRVGDRLQDHLDRDRLSLRHHFFWTSPLAWWEMPSDLCQNLADSNLVIVKGDANYRRLLGDRYWSFTTPFSEIIGDFPTSILALRTMKAELACGLQPGQAEWLQKEDPQWMTNGQRGVIQLSVKA
- a CDS encoding MEKHLA domain-containing protein, whose product is MSASISFPETDPTILRQTQLILNSFQDQLGYHLLEIEGSPDTIARSLFDAPFVVVSHGTEADPIFNYGNRQGLQLWEFSWDEFTRMPSRQCVEPSGFDERSQLLSQANQCGYITNYRGVRISRTGKRFIISDVILWNLHDETDRYCGQAATFPHWTFIDENCNE
- a CDS encoding class II aldolase/adducin family protein; its protein translation is MTTPTAIATSSTPMPQPPQFDSLDAERQHRKQRLAAAFRLFASFGFDEGVAGHITTRDPEYPDHFWVNPFGMYFGHIRVSDLLLVNHNGEVVRGNKPVNAAGFAIHSQIHQARPEIVAAAHAHSMYGKTWSTLGRLLDPLTQDACAFYQDHALFDDYTGVVLDPGEGERLARTLGSCKAAILRNHGLLTVGHSVDEAAWWFIAMERCCQSQLLAEAAGTPIPIRSEIAHLTYTQVGTPYMGWFAFQSLYEKIVGEQPDLLE